Proteins encoded within one genomic window of Bradyrhizobium sp. 186:
- a CDS encoding ABC transporter ATP-binding protein, with translation MSAAIIEVADLDVYYGTSQILFGVALAVRQGETMALLGRNGAGKSTTMKAIMGLAPPRRGKVSLRGAVISGLKPHAIARAGLGFVPEDRQIFPEHTVEDNLVIGRKRGPDGQDEWPIKRIYDVFPLLEPLRHRIAGRLSGGEQQMLAIARTLMGNPALLLLDEPSEGLAPIIVQRIGELLRQLRSIGSTVLIAEQNMHFCLGLASHATVIDKGQIVYAAGIDELKANDAIRRRYLAL, from the coding sequence ATGAGTGCCGCAATCATCGAAGTCGCCGATCTCGACGTCTATTACGGCACCAGCCAGATCCTGTTCGGCGTCGCCCTCGCCGTGCGGCAGGGCGAAACCATGGCGCTTCTCGGGCGCAACGGCGCTGGCAAGTCCACCACCATGAAGGCGATCATGGGACTGGCACCGCCACGGCGCGGCAAGGTCAGCCTGCGCGGTGCTGTGATCTCCGGCCTCAAGCCGCATGCGATCGCGCGCGCCGGCCTCGGCTTCGTGCCGGAGGACCGCCAGATCTTTCCGGAGCACACGGTCGAGGACAATCTCGTCATCGGCAGGAAGCGCGGGCCCGACGGCCAGGACGAATGGCCGATCAAGCGCATCTACGACGTCTTCCCGCTGCTTGAGCCCTTGCGCCATCGCATTGCGGGCCGCCTCTCGGGCGGCGAGCAGCAGATGCTCGCGATCGCGCGCACGCTGATGGGCAATCCGGCGCTGCTCCTGCTGGACGAGCCGAGCGAGGGGCTCGCGCCGATCATCGTTCAGCGGATCGGCGAACTTCTGCGGCAGCTGCGCAGCATCGGATCGACCGTGCTGATTGCCGAGCAGAACATGCATTTCTGCCTGGGCCTTGCGAGCCACGCCACGGTGATCGACAAGGGGCAGATCGTCTATGCCGCCGGGATCGATGAGCTGAAGGCCAACGACGCGATCCGCCGCCGTTATCTGGCGCTGTAG
- a CDS encoding putative sulfate exporter family transporter codes for MSQNQASSSADAKPTTAASRIAALIPGILLCIAVAGVSALLERAELGVFEHPYVEALVMAILLGMALRSFWKPAPRWQSGIAFSAKQLLEVAVMLLGASISFAAIAASGVALLASIAAVVMVALCVSFGLSRMLGLSTRLSILIACGNSICGNSAIAAVAPIIGANNDEIASSISFTAILGVMMVLGLPLLIPLLQLSATQYGILAGLTVYAVPQVLAATVPAGLVSTQIGTLVKLMRVLMLGPVVVGLSLVASRWQSGAKKANVGFFRLVPWFILGFLVLATLRSLEIVPATVIGPVTKITSFLTVVSMAALGLGVDVRVLANVGGRVTAAVTLSLMLLLGISIALVHWFK; via the coding sequence GTGTCGCAGAATCAAGCATCCAGTTCGGCCGACGCCAAGCCGACCACCGCCGCAAGCCGCATTGCCGCGCTGATTCCGGGCATTCTCCTCTGCATCGCCGTAGCCGGCGTCTCGGCCCTGCTCGAGCGGGCGGAGCTCGGCGTGTTCGAGCATCCCTATGTCGAGGCGCTGGTGATGGCGATCCTGCTCGGCATGGCCCTGCGCAGCTTCTGGAAGCCCGCGCCGCGCTGGCAGTCCGGCATCGCCTTCAGCGCCAAGCAGCTGCTCGAAGTCGCTGTCATGCTGCTCGGCGCCTCCATCAGCTTTGCGGCGATCGCCGCCTCAGGCGTTGCGCTGCTCGCCTCCATCGCAGCGGTCGTCATGGTCGCGCTCTGCGTTTCATTTGGGCTGAGCCGGATGCTCGGCCTGTCGACGCGGCTGTCGATCCTGATCGCCTGCGGCAACTCTATCTGCGGCAATTCGGCGATCGCGGCGGTGGCGCCGATCATCGGTGCGAACAACGACGAGATCGCATCCTCGATCTCCTTCACCGCGATCCTCGGCGTCATGATGGTGCTGGGGCTGCCGCTGCTGATTCCGCTGCTGCAACTGTCCGCCACGCAATACGGCATCCTCGCAGGCCTCACCGTCTACGCGGTCCCGCAAGTGCTAGCCGCAACGGTGCCGGCGGGGCTCGTCAGCACGCAGATCGGCACGCTGGTCAAGCTGATGCGCGTGCTCATGCTCGGGCCCGTCGTCGTCGGCCTCTCGCTGGTCGCCTCGCGCTGGCAAAGCGGCGCGAAGAAGGCCAATGTCGGCTTCTTCCGCCTGGTGCCCTGGTTCATCCTGGGCTTCCTCGTGCTTGCGACATTGCGCTCGCTCGAGATTGTGCCTGCCACGGTGATCGGACCCGTGACGAAGATCACGAGTTTCCTCACGGTGGTGTCGATGGCCGCGCTAGGCTTAGGTGTCGACGTGCGCGTGCTCGCCAATGTCGGCGGCCGGGTGACGGCCGCGGTGACACTGTCGCTGATGCTGCTGCTCGGGATCAGCATCGCGTTGGTGCACTGGTTCAAGTGA
- a CDS encoding ABC transporter ATP-binding protein: MKEILTKAPQGHIEVRNFSLSYESIEGPVQAVTDTQIHVKPGEFVSIVGPSGCGKSTLLNAVAGFLKPTTGVVTVDGEKVNGPSAERGMVFQQYSLFPWKTVRENVEFGLKMRGMPRSQRERAARTLLGLAGLDAFEKHYPEKLSGGMKQRVGIVRALATGPKVLLLDEPFGALDAQTRVIMQQILTNMWQRLKISVLFVTHDIDEAIFLSDRVYCMTARPGSIKAEIPIPLERPRQQSMMMSSEFLALRRGLMSLIREESIKAMGGEITDLGMQGLNIELHGHSLADVI, encoded by the coding sequence ATGAAAGAGATCCTGACCAAAGCACCGCAGGGCCATATCGAGGTCAGGAATTTCTCGCTCAGCTATGAGAGCATTGAGGGACCGGTTCAGGCCGTCACCGATACGCAGATCCACGTGAAGCCGGGCGAGTTCGTCTCGATCGTCGGCCCCTCCGGCTGCGGGAAATCGACGCTGCTTAATGCCGTCGCGGGCTTCCTCAAACCGACCACCGGCGTGGTCACCGTCGACGGCGAGAAGGTCAATGGGCCGAGCGCCGAGCGCGGCATGGTGTTCCAGCAATATTCACTGTTTCCCTGGAAGACGGTGCGGGAGAATGTCGAGTTCGGCCTGAAGATGCGCGGCATGCCGCGCTCACAGCGCGAACGCGCCGCACGCACGCTGCTTGGGCTGGCCGGGCTGGACGCCTTCGAGAAGCATTATCCGGAAAAGCTCTCCGGCGGCATGAAGCAGCGCGTCGGCATCGTCCGTGCACTCGCCACCGGGCCGAAGGTGCTGCTGCTCGACGAGCCCTTCGGCGCGCTGGACGCGCAAACCCGTGTCATCATGCAGCAGATCCTCACCAACATGTGGCAGCGGCTAAAAATCTCGGTGCTGTTCGTCACCCACGACATCGACGAGGCGATTTTCCTCTCCGACCGCGTCTACTGCATGACCGCGCGCCCCGGCTCGATCAAGGCCGAAATCCCGATCCCGCTGGAGCGGCCGCGGCAGCAATCGATGATGATGTCGTCGGAGTTTTTGGCGCTGCGCCGTGGATTGATGTCTTTGATCCGCGAGGAAAGCATCAAGGCGATGGGCGGCGAGATCACCGATCTCGGCATGCAGGGATTGAACATCGAGCTGCATGGGCACTCGCTGGCGGATGTGATTTAA
- a CDS encoding ABC transporter permease, producing MSSPAILRHREDSMPAVTAEADPAPAAPPATPASFGTLALRWYRLNRGGLRATAIGIISLLAFLLVWHLLTTYRVVFFVRFTNVPSPLAVYASFTKAIHDPHFLMHILLSCRRIFFGFSLAAIVGVPLGLIMGRFKLVHEIIFPVAEVLRPIPAIAWVPMAIMLWPTNEQSIVFITFLGSFFPILINTLHGMSLVDPVLVRAAQCLGARERSIFREVYFPASLPHIFTGLTVGMGVAWVSLIAAEMISGQYGIGYFTWEAYSLVQYADIALGMIAIGVLGLGSSLLIRGAGQLVMPWGQK from the coding sequence GTGAGCAGTCCCGCCATCCTCAGACATCGCGAGGACAGCATGCCAGCAGTAACCGCGGAGGCGGATCCCGCGCCCGCCGCACCGCCCGCGACGCCGGCCTCCTTCGGCACGCTCGCGCTGCGCTGGTACCGGCTCAACCGCGGCGGGCTGCGCGCGACCGCGATCGGCATCATCTCGCTACTCGCCTTCCTGCTGGTGTGGCACCTGCTCACGACCTATCGCGTCGTATTCTTCGTGCGTTTCACCAACGTGCCCTCGCCGCTCGCGGTCTATGCGAGCTTCACCAAGGCGATCCACGATCCCCATTTCCTGATGCACATCCTGCTGAGCTGCCGGCGCATCTTCTTCGGCTTCTCGCTTGCCGCAATCGTCGGCGTGCCGCTCGGCCTGATCATGGGCCGCTTCAAGCTTGTCCATGAGATCATCTTCCCGGTGGCGGAGGTGCTGCGGCCGATTCCGGCGATCGCCTGGGTGCCGATGGCAATCATGCTGTGGCCCACCAACGAGCAGAGCATCGTCTTCATCACCTTCCTCGGCTCGTTCTTCCCGATCCTGATCAATACGCTGCATGGCATGTCACTGGTCGATCCCGTGCTGGTGCGCGCCGCGCAATGTCTCGGCGCGCGCGAACGCTCGATCTTCCGCGAGGTGTATTTTCCGGCCTCGCTGCCGCACATTTTCACGGGCCTCACCGTCGGCATGGGCGTCGCCTGGGTGTCGCTGATCGCGGCCGAGATGATCTCGGGCCAATACGGCATCGGCTATTTCACCTGGGAGGCCTATTCGCTGGTCCAGTATGCCGATATCGCGCTCGGCATGATCGCGATCGGCGTGCTCGGTCTTGGATCGAGCCTGCTGATCCGGGGCGCCGGACAACTGGTGATGCCGTGGGGACAAAAATGA
- a CDS encoding ABC transporter substrate-binding protein yields the protein MVRHLPTLSIAMSVTSLALLLAQPASAETVTLGIGTQDTTTNTVTAGVVIRQLHLLEKYLPKDGKYANIKFELEWQNFTSGPPVTNAMMANKLQIGMMGDYPLIVNGFTFETNPESKSRLIGIAAYSLSGSGNGIVVHKDSPYYDLADLKGKLVSVPFGSAAHGMVLKAMQDRGYASDFFQLVSQSPEVGSTNLQEKKIDAHADFVPFAELLPFRGFARKIFDGVETNLPTFHGIVVRTDFAEKYPEVVVAYLKAVTAANQWLRDDPKLAAEKIQEWTGINKEVVYIFLGPSGNMTTDPTIKPALIDAATTDVKVLQSLGRMKEFDPKKWVDDSYIRKAYAEMKLDYDAQLASTKNYEITGEDSFCKKPITDPRKAGEVWVDEAGILPFSSASCTLGAYADFKAKGKKINVAYVFDTTRGIKLFADQAFFAVGNGDVAPFLLKKDAEAYAAKISGKVLGFDDAVKAAVSGGKT from the coding sequence ATGGTCCGCCATCTTCCCACGCTTTCGATCGCGATGTCGGTGACGTCGCTGGCGCTTCTCCTCGCGCAGCCGGCTTCGGCGGAAACTGTCACGCTCGGCATCGGGACGCAGGACACCACGACCAACACGGTGACCGCCGGCGTCGTCATCCGGCAATTGCATCTCCTCGAAAAATACCTGCCGAAGGACGGCAAATACGCCAACATCAAGTTCGAGCTGGAGTGGCAGAATTTCACGTCCGGTCCGCCCGTCACCAATGCGATGATGGCGAACAAGCTCCAGATCGGCATGATGGGCGACTATCCGCTGATCGTGAACGGCTTCACCTTCGAGACCAATCCTGAAAGCAAGAGCCGGCTGATCGGCATCGCGGCCTACAGCCTCTCCGGCTCAGGCAATGGCATCGTCGTCCACAAGGACTCGCCCTATTACGATCTCGCCGATCTCAAGGGCAAGCTGGTCAGCGTGCCCTTCGGCTCCGCCGCGCACGGCATGGTGCTGAAGGCGATGCAGGATCGCGGCTACGCGTCCGATTTCTTCCAGCTCGTCAGCCAGAGCCCTGAAGTCGGCTCGACCAATCTCCAGGAGAAAAAGATCGACGCGCACGCCGACTTCGTCCCGTTCGCCGAACTGCTGCCGTTCCGCGGATTCGCGCGCAAGATCTTTGACGGCGTGGAGACCAATTTGCCGACCTTCCACGGCATCGTGGTCCGCACCGATTTCGCGGAGAAATATCCTGAAGTCGTCGTCGCCTACCTGAAGGCGGTCACCGCCGCCAATCAGTGGCTGCGCGACGATCCCAAGCTCGCTGCGGAAAAGATTCAGGAATGGACCGGCATCAACAAGGAGGTCGTCTACATCTTCCTCGGCCCCAGCGGCAACATGACCACCGATCCCACGATCAAGCCGGCGCTGATCGATGCAGCCACGACCGACGTCAAGGTGTTGCAAAGCCTCGGCCGCATGAAGGAGTTCGACCCGAAGAAATGGGTCGACGATTCCTACATCCGCAAGGCCTATGCCGAGATGAAGCTCGACTATGACGCGCAGCTTGCGAGCACCAAGAACTACGAAATCACAGGCGAAGATTCTTTCTGCAAGAAGCCGATCACCGATCCGCGCAAGGCGGGTGAGGTCTGGGTCGACGAGGCCGGTATCCTGCCCTTCTCGTCGGCGAGCTGCACGCTCGGCGCCTATGCCGACTTCAAGGCCAAGGGCAAGAAGATCAACGTCGCCTACGTCTTCGACACCACGCGCGGCATCAAGCTGTTTGCCGACCAGGCCTTCTTTGCGGTCGGCAATGGCGACGTCGCGCCATTTCTCCTGAAGAAGGACGCCGAAGCCTATGCGGCCAAGATCAGCGGCAAGGTGCTCGGCTTCGATGACGCGGTGAAGGCGGCGGTCAGCGGAGGCAAGACGTGA
- a CDS encoding Crp/Fnr family transcriptional regulator: MMLQAANAVRGTVSPAVRPAGGSSLLLTENQQWIGGPPPLMDKLSQHERGLVLKQGRRKVLNRGQTLFSQGGKHDGIWLIESGRIRVFYTSPLGREITLAYWHVGNFVGGPEVFEGTVHQWSGVASSNCSVVHLPGKELRTLAVEIPNLAIGLIEGLTFKGKCYSALAQMLGTRSITQRLAHLLLHLVDLYGVEDADGRVIAAAFTHADIAHMVGATRQWVTISLKRMQEKGIVLTRRSQIVVCRPDVLEEMRGQAGD, encoded by the coding sequence ATGATGTTGCAGGCGGCCAATGCGGTTCGCGGGACCGTTTCCCCAGCAGTCCGGCCTGCCGGCGGCTCCTCGCTGCTGCTCACCGAGAACCAGCAGTGGATCGGCGGACCGCCGCCGCTGATGGACAAGCTTAGCCAGCACGAGCGGGGACTGGTGCTGAAGCAGGGCCGCCGAAAAGTGCTCAACCGCGGCCAGACGCTGTTCAGCCAGGGCGGCAAGCATGACGGCATCTGGCTGATCGAGAGCGGCCGCATCCGCGTGTTCTACACTTCGCCTTTGGGGCGCGAGATCACGCTGGCCTATTGGCATGTCGGCAACTTCGTCGGCGGGCCCGAAGTGTTCGAAGGCACCGTGCATCAATGGTCCGGTGTTGCATCCAGCAATTGCAGTGTCGTGCACCTGCCCGGAAAAGAACTGCGCACGCTCGCCGTGGAGATCCCGAATCTCGCGATCGGCCTGATCGAGGGCCTGACCTTCAAGGGCAAGTGCTACTCGGCGCTGGCCCAGATGCTGGGAACGCGCTCGATCACACAGCGCCTTGCGCACCTGCTGCTGCATCTCGTCGACCTCTACGGGGTCGAGGATGCCGACGGCCGGGTGATCGCCGCCGCCTTCACCCATGCCGACATCGCCCACATGGTCGGCGCCACCAGGCAGTGGGTCACAATCAGCCTGAAGCGCATGCAGGAGAAGGGAATCGTCCTGACCAGACGCTCCCAGATCGTGGTCTGCCGACCCGACGTGCTCGAGGAGATGCGTGGACAGGCGGGCGACTAG
- a CDS encoding gamma-butyrobetaine hydroxylase-like domain-containing protein, with product MTMTALVTPTVTDYEASADLASLVVRTTQDDALSLPAEQLRLSCKCAHCTRARFDGRFPERFPGIAITEIGDLGYGLNISFSDGHNRGIYPKPYLLSLAGR from the coding sequence ATGACCATGACCGCATTGGTGACGCCGACCGTGACCGATTACGAAGCCAGCGCCGATCTCGCCTCGCTCGTCGTGCGCACGACGCAGGACGACGCTCTCAGCCTGCCCGCCGAGCAGCTGCGCCTCTCCTGCAAATGCGCCCACTGCACCCGCGCCCGCTTCGACGGCCGCTTCCCCGAGCGGTTTCCGGGAATCGCCATCACCGAGATCGGTGATCTCGGCTACGGCCTGAACATCTCGTTCTCGGACGGGCATAACCGGGGGATTTATCCGAAGCCGTATCTGCTGAGTTTGGCCGGGCGCTAG
- a CDS encoding ferredoxin--NADP reductase yields the protein MSAFQKETVLSVRHWTDSLFSFTATRDPGFRFQNGQFAMIGLEVEGKPLMRAYSMASANHEEELEFFSIKVQDGPLTSRLQKIREGDIILVGRKATGTLITGNLIPGKRLLLLSTGTGLAPFASLIKDPDVYENYETIVLAHGCRQVSELAYGEQLVDGLRNHEFFGPLIRDKLVYYPTVTREPFRNRGRISDLIASNQLFDDIGQSGLDIETDRIMLCGSPAMLEELPAMFSAHGFLEGNHSQPGHFVIEKAFVER from the coding sequence ATGAGCGCATTTCAGAAGGAAACGGTTCTGTCGGTCAGGCATTGGACCGACTCGCTGTTCAGCTTTACCGCGACGCGCGATCCCGGCTTTCGCTTCCAGAACGGCCAGTTCGCCATGATCGGGCTGGAGGTCGAGGGCAAGCCCTTGATGCGGGCCTACAGCATGGCGAGCGCCAATCACGAGGAGGAGCTCGAGTTCTTCTCGATCAAGGTTCAGGATGGCCCGCTGACCTCGCGTCTCCAGAAGATAAGAGAGGGTGATATCATCCTTGTCGGCCGCAAGGCCACGGGCACGCTGATCACCGGCAATCTCATTCCCGGCAAGCGCTTACTTCTGCTCTCGACCGGCACCGGGCTTGCGCCGTTCGCCAGCCTGATCAAGGATCCCGATGTCTACGAAAACTACGAGACGATCGTGCTCGCCCATGGCTGCCGCCAGGTCTCCGAGCTCGCCTATGGCGAGCAGCTTGTCGACGGTCTGCGCAATCACGAGTTCTTCGGGCCGCTGATCCGCGACAAGCTCGTCTATTACCCGACCGTCACCCGCGAGCCGTTCCGGAACCGCGGTCGCATCAGCGATCTGATCGCCTCCAACCAGCTCTTTGACGACATCGGCCAGTCCGGCCTCGATATCGAGACGGATCGCATCATGCTGTGCGGCAGCCCGGCGATGCTGGAGGAACTCCCCGCGATGTTTTCCGCGCACGGCTTTCTCGAGGGCAACCACAGCCAGCCCGGCCATTTCGTGATCGAAAAGGCCTTCGTCGAGCGGTGA
- a CDS encoding fumarate reductase/succinate dehydrogenase flavoprotein subunit, with the protein MALDQIVDGLSEVSCDVLVIGGGTAGPMAALKAKLKNPKANVVLLEKANVKRSGAISMGMDGLNNAVIPGYATPEQYTKEITIANDGIVDQKAVYKYAQNCYKIIEELDSFGIRFLKNENGDYAVKKVHHIGTYVLPMPNGETVKKALYRQLRRARILISNRYMATRLLKSGDGRIAGAISVNTRTAEILVIKAKAVILCMGAAGRLGLPTSGYMFGTYENAANSGDGYAMAYHAGAALANLECYQINPLIKDYNGPACAYVAGPFGAFTANNEGSRFIECDYWSGQMMLEFYNELLSGKGPVFLQLKHLHPDTISEIESTLHKVERPTRGLFQQGRGVDYRSESIEMHISEIGFCSGHSASGVFVDDNARTTVPGLYAAGDMASVPHNYMLGAFTNGSVAGIDAMEFADSHDFAEFDATEVAKERDRVLAPTKREDGIPPNQVEYKTRRLVNDYLQPPKVTRKYELGMRRLAEVREDMQDHMIARNAHELLRALEVQSIMDCADMAAHASLYREESRWGLYHWRTDFPEKDNENWFCHTLLSKQGGKMTSEKRAVEPYVVPIADDEKDLYDKQRIRVTA; encoded by the coding sequence ATGGCACTAGATCAGATCGTCGACGGACTTTCGGAGGTTTCCTGCGATGTGCTGGTCATCGGCGGCGGCACCGCTGGCCCGATGGCGGCGCTGAAGGCGAAGCTGAAGAACCCGAAGGCCAATGTCGTCCTGCTCGAAAAGGCCAACGTCAAGCGCTCCGGGGCGATCTCGATGGGCATGGACGGCCTGAACAACGCCGTCATCCCCGGTTACGCGACGCCGGAGCAGTACACCAAGGAAATCACCATCGCCAATGACGGCATCGTCGACCAGAAGGCAGTCTATAAATACGCGCAGAACTGCTACAAGATCATCGAGGAGCTCGACAGCTTTGGGATCCGCTTCCTGAAGAACGAGAACGGCGACTACGCCGTGAAGAAGGTGCATCATATCGGCACCTACGTCCTGCCGATGCCGAATGGCGAGACCGTGAAGAAGGCGCTGTACCGCCAGCTCCGCCGTGCCCGCATCCTGATCTCCAACCGCTACATGGCGACACGCTTGCTGAAATCGGGGGACGGCCGCATCGCCGGGGCGATCAGTGTCAACACGCGCACCGCCGAGATCCTGGTGATCAAGGCCAAGGCGGTGATCCTGTGCATGGGCGCCGCCGGCCGGCTCGGTCTGCCGACCTCCGGCTACATGTTCGGGACCTACGAGAACGCCGCCAATTCCGGCGACGGCTATGCCATGGCCTATCACGCCGGTGCCGCGCTCGCGAACCTCGAATGCTACCAGATCAACCCGCTGATCAAGGACTACAACGGCCCGGCCTGCGCCTATGTCGCCGGTCCCTTCGGCGCCTTCACCGCCAACAACGAAGGCTCGCGCTTCATCGAATGCGACTACTGGTCGGGCCAGATGATGCTGGAGTTCTACAACGAGCTGTTGTCGGGCAAGGGGCCGGTTTTCCTCCAGCTCAAGCATCTTCACCCGGACACCATCTCCGAGATCGAATCCACGCTGCACAAGGTGGAGCGGCCGACGCGCGGTCTGTTCCAGCAGGGGCGCGGGGTCGACTACCGCAGCGAGTCGATCGAGATGCATATCTCCGAGATCGGCTTCTGCTCCGGCCACAGCGCGTCCGGCGTGTTCGTCGATGACAATGCCCGCACCACCGTGCCCGGCCTCTATGCTGCCGGCGACATGGCGAGCGTGCCGCACAACTACATGCTCGGCGCCTTCACCAACGGCTCGGTTGCCGGCATCGACGCGATGGAATTCGCGGACAGCCATGACTTCGCGGAGTTCGATGCAACAGAGGTTGCCAAGGAGCGTGACCGCGTGCTGGCGCCGACGAAGCGCGAGGACGGCATTCCGCCGAACCAGGTCGAATACAAGACCCGCCGCCTGGTGAACGACTATCTCCAGCCGCCAAAAGTCACGCGAAAATACGAGCTCGGCATGCGTCGCCTGGCCGAGGTGCGCGAGGACATGCAGGATCACATGATCGCCCGCAACGCGCACGAACTGCTCCGCGCTCTCGAAGTGCAGTCGATCATGGACTGCGCCGACATGGCGGCCCACGCCTCGCTGTACCGCGAGGAAAGCCGCTGGGGCCTCTATCACTGGCGCACGGATTTCCCGGAGAAGGACAACGAGAACTGGTTCTGCCACACGCTGCTGAGCAAGCAGGGCGGCAAGATGACCAGCGAGAAGCGCGCCGTGGAGCCCTATGTCGTCCCGATCGCCGACGACGAGAAGGATCTCTACGACAAGCAGCGCATCCGCGTCACCGCCTGA
- a CDS encoding ferredoxin family protein: MPLASYQTSVPVVVDDAKCIADKGCTVCVDVCPLDVLRISDMTGKAYMAYDECWYCMPCEADCPTGAVTVNIPYLLR, translated from the coding sequence ATGCCTCTCGCATCCTATCAGACATCGGTTCCGGTGGTCGTCGACGACGCCAAATGCATCGCGGACAAGGGCTGCACCGTGTGCGTCGACGTCTGCCCGCTCGACGTGCTCCGCATCAGCGACATGACCGGCAAGGCCTACATGGCCTATGACGAATGCTGGTACTGCATGCCCTGCGAGGCGGACTGCCCGACCGGCGCCGTCACCGTCAACATTCCCTATCTCCTGAGGTAG
- a CDS encoding HEAT repeat domain-containing protein, producing MSSPFESYDDLEDADERLQAADPAERRVAIIALGHSGDSAAVPHLANMVADPDAGVRQQVAMALGEFDGPEAASALVKLLVDPERIVASAAADSMAEFKDPACAEIILPLVKHAHAFVRMGALRALKELRCKDTLKPALEALQDTDAAVRVQAIGVIGFLKLEESIPALTALINDPDAHVRRAAVSALAFSQLKPAAETITRALKDADWMVREMAAETLGLNVNGALAADQLVGSLADEFWQVRLKVIRSLGRMKIERAVRPIGNCINHDQANLRKEAAAALGEIAHPDGETFLAVIADDADPDVRKNARWALQQIAARKARAGA from the coding sequence ATGTCGAGCCCGTTCGAATCCTACGACGACCTCGAAGATGCGGACGAGCGGCTCCAGGCGGCCGATCCCGCCGAGCGCCGCGTCGCCATCATCGCACTCGGCCATTCCGGCGACTCAGCAGCCGTCCCGCATCTCGCCAACATGGTGGCTGATCCCGACGCTGGCGTGCGCCAGCAGGTCGCGATGGCGCTCGGCGAGTTCGACGGGCCGGAGGCCGCGAGCGCGCTGGTCAAGTTGCTGGTCGACCCCGAGAGGATCGTCGCGTCAGCCGCGGCCGACAGCATGGCGGAGTTCAAGGATCCCGCCTGCGCGGAAATCATCCTGCCGCTGGTCAAGCATGCCCACGCCTTCGTCCGCATGGGCGCGCTGCGCGCGCTGAAGGAGCTGCGCTGCAAGGACACGCTGAAGCCGGCGCTTGAAGCGCTCCAGGACACGGACGCCGCCGTGCGCGTGCAGGCGATCGGCGTGATCGGATTCCTGAAGCTCGAAGAATCCATCCCCGCGCTGACCGCGTTGATCAACGATCCCGACGCGCATGTGCGCCGTGCTGCGGTGAGCGCGTTGGCCTTCTCGCAGTTGAAGCCGGCGGCCGAGACGATCACCCGTGCGCTGAAGGATGCCGACTGGATGGTTCGCGAGATGGCCGCGGAGACGCTGGGCCTCAACGTTAACGGCGCGCTTGCTGCCGACCAACTCGTCGGCTCGCTTGCCGACGAATTCTGGCAGGTGCGGCTGAAGGTGATCCGCAGCCTTGGCAGGATGAAGATCGAGCGCGCGGTGCGCCCGATCGGCAACTGCATCAATCATGACCAGGCCAATCTGCGGAAGGAAGCCGCTGCGGCGCTCGGCGAGATTGCCCATCCCGACGGCGAGACATTCCTGGCTGTTATCGCCGACGACGCCGATCCCGACGTGCGCAAGAACGCACGTTGGGCACTCCAGCAGATCGCGGCGCGGAAGGCGCGGGCGGGGGCATAG